A window of Mycolicibacterium holsaticum DSM 44478 = JCM 12374 genomic DNA:
GGACGCTCGAAACGTGGTGCCGGACGTGGGACGGCGCGCGCCGAGCGGAATCCGGCTGCCCGGCCATCGCGGCGCCCAGACCCGCTTCGATCGCCGCGGGGCCCGTCAGCGGTCCGGAGCCGCCGCTGAATTCCAGCACACCTTCGGGTGCAAAGCACTGCGCCAGCGCGTGCAGATCGAACCGGTCGGTGGCGGCGGTGTAGTCGGATAGCGTCTGGCGAACCGACTCTCGGACTTCAAGTTCCCAACCGTCCATTTGGCCTCCGCGGTAAACACAAGTTGCCGTGACACGATAACGTCTGTTCTCATGCCGCAACCACGCCTGCTCGATCTTCTCAACCCCGCCACCACCGCGCTCGTCACCCAGGAGTGTCAGGGCGGGGTCATCGGCCCGCAAGCGGGGCTGCCGATGCTCGCAGAAGAAGCGCGCCGCGAGGCGATTCCGAATATCGCCACCCTGCTCGACGCCGCCCGGGCAGCCGGGGTCACGGTGGTGCACTGCCTGATCCAGAAGCGCCAGGACCAACGGGGCTCCAACACCAACGCCCGGCTGTTCATGGCCGGTAAGTCCTTCGCCGCCGACTTGACGCCCGGCAGTCCGGGCGCCTCCGTGCTGCCCGAACTCGGCCAGGCGCCCAGTGACATCGTTCTGACCCGTCTACACGGCGTCGGCCCCATGACCGGCACCGACCTCGACTCGGTGCTGCGCAACCTGAATGTCAGAACCATTGTGGGCGTGGGTGTTTCGGTCAACATCGCGATCACGAACTTCGTGATGGACGCCGTCAACCGCAGCTACCAGTTCGTGCTGCCCCGCGACGCGGTGAGTGGCTATCCACGCGAATACGCCGAGTCGGTCATCGACAACACGTTGGCCCTGCTCGCGACGGTGACCACCACCGAAGCCGTTGTCCAAGCGTGGCGTGAGCTCGCAGCCGACTAACCCGTTATGGATGTCGCCCACCCTTGGTGATAACGTCATTCTCACTTACCGTAAACGGTCATATTCGCTGCTCTGAGGAGGTCGGCCATATGTCACCCCGGTCTTTGCCGTATCCGGTCTTCGACATCGACAACCATATGTACGAGACGACGGACGCTCTCACCAAGTATCTGCCGAAGCAGCACCGAGGCAAGGTCGGCTACGTCGAGGTCAACGGACGCCCGAAGCTCGTCGTCAAGGACCACATCAGCCACATGATCCCGAACCCGACATTCGAGCGGGTGGCGCGGCCGGGCAGCGCAGAGGACTACTTTCTCGGCAATAATCCTGACGGGTTGAACTTCCGTGAATTCATCGGTGAGCCAATGGATGTCATCCCGGCCTACCAGTCCCCGGCGCCCCGACTGGAGCTGATGGACGAGCTGGGTATCGACCAGTGCGTGATGTATCCGACCCTCGCCAGCCTCATCGAGGAGCGCACCACCGACGACGTCGTCCTCACCCACGCGATCATCCACGCGCTCAACGAATGGATGCACGAACACTGGACCTTCAACTACCACGACCGCATCTTCGCCACCCCGGTGATCTGCCTGCCCCTGGTCGACGAGGCGATCAAGGAGTTCCACTGGTGCCTCGAGCGCGGCATGAAGACGTTCCTGGTCCGTCCCGCGCCGGTGCCAAGCCGTTTCGGTGGCTCGCGGTCGATGGGCCTGCCCGAATTCGACCCGTTCTGGGAGGAAGTGGTCAAGGCAGGCGTGCCGGTGACCTTCCATGCCGCTGACAGCGGCTACCAGAAGCACCTCATGGAGTGGGAGGGTGGCGACGAGTACCTGTCGTTCAAGCCCAGTGCGCTGCGCGAGGTGGTGATGGGGTTCCGGGCCATGGAGGACACCCTGGCGGCGCTGATCTGCCACGGCGCGCTGTCCCGCTTCCCGGATCTCACGGTCTTCGTCGTGGAGAACGGCAGCGGCTGGGTACGCAACCTTCTGCGCCTCCTCGACAAGGCGTACCGGACGATGCCGAAGGAGTTCGACGAGCATCCGGTCGAGGTCTTCAAGCGCAACGTCTACATTCACCCGTTTCTCGAGGACGACATCAAGGGGATCGTCGAGATCATGGGTGAGGACCACGTGATGTTCGGGTCGGACTTCCCCCACCCCGAGGGCATCGGCGACCCGTTGAGCTTCGTGGACCGGCTCGATGGGATCTCGGACACCGCCAAGGCGAAGATCATGGGCGGCAACGCGATCGAGCAGCTGGGCCTGAAAGTTCCGGCGTGACGCAGGCCGCGGCGTCGCCGACGGAGTACGACGGCATCGCCGGATTCGAGGCGCACGTCGGTGAGCACCTCGGTCACAGCGGCTGGCTGCGGGTCACCCAGAAGGAGATCGACCTGTTCGCCGAGGCGACCGGTGATCACCAGTGGATCCACGT
This region includes:
- a CDS encoding amidohydrolase family protein; the encoded protein is MSPRSLPYPVFDIDNHMYETTDALTKYLPKQHRGKVGYVEVNGRPKLVVKDHISHMIPNPTFERVARPGSAEDYFLGNNPDGLNFREFIGEPMDVIPAYQSPAPRLELMDELGIDQCVMYPTLASLIEERTTDDVVLTHAIIHALNEWMHEHWTFNYHDRIFATPVICLPLVDEAIKEFHWCLERGMKTFLVRPAPVPSRFGGSRSMGLPEFDPFWEEVVKAGVPVTFHAADSGYQKHLMEWEGGDEYLSFKPSALREVVMGFRAMEDTLAALICHGALSRFPDLTVFVVENGSGWVRNLLRLLDKAYRTMPKEFDEHPVEVFKRNVYIHPFLEDDIKGIVEIMGEDHVMFGSDFPHPEGIGDPLSFVDRLDGISDTAKAKIMGGNAIEQLGLKVPA
- a CDS encoding nuclear transport factor 2 family protein, with product MDGWELEVRESVRQTLSDYTAATDRFDLHALAQCFAPEGVLEFSGGSGPLTGPAAIEAGLGAAMAGQPDSARRAPSHVRHHVSSVRFGQVARDRVEVSSYFAVHTDVGLDHWGRYRDVLVPVAGRWLFAHRRIGVDGFAADSLMR
- a CDS encoding cysteine hydrolase, whose amino-acid sequence is MPQPRLLDLLNPATTALVTQECQGGVIGPQAGLPMLAEEARREAIPNIATLLDAARAAGVTVVHCLIQKRQDQRGSNTNARLFMAGKSFAADLTPGSPGASVLPELGQAPSDIVLTRLHGVGPMTGTDLDSVLRNLNVRTIVGVGVSVNIAITNFVMDAVNRSYQFVLPRDAVSGYPREYAESVIDNTLALLATVTTTEAVVQAWRELAAD